A window of Nicotiana tabacum cultivar K326 chromosome 24, ASM71507v2, whole genome shotgun sequence contains these coding sequences:
- the LOC107764450 gene encoding vacuolar fusion protein MON1 homolog isoform X1, whose amino-acid sequence MPPNSDSSDDDQNPNPNPKPSSIDQSLDVIENQLASISIVQPEPESDTNSDTNGTSPSKLTKGSLNENFDGDNGNLRHGNVMEKSSSSKIVGRNNSGMEEMEEPSSPSSSGYAGERGSSNASSSGRGGSGNGEVDDEIHEIVNNNSLDGVLDSDVQWLPGKRHGSEDDASISWRKRKKHFFILSHSGKPIYSRYGDEHKLAGFSATLQAIISFVENGGDRVNLIRAGKHQVVFLVKGPIYLVCISCTEEPYMSLRGQLELLYNQMILILTRSVNRCFEKNAKFDMTPLLGGTDVVFSSLIHSFSWNPATFLHAYTCLPLAYATRQSAGAILQDVADSGVLFAILMCKHKVISLVGAQKASLHPDDMLLLSNFVMSSESFRTSESFSPICLPRFNPMAFLYAYVHYLDGDTYLILLTTSSDAFYHLKDCRIRVENVLLKSNVLGEVQRSMVDGGMRIEDLPDDRCSRSGAVSPHLGQHGHAMDSSERFDEAFLGVGGPAGLWHFIYRSIYLDQYVSSEFSSPINSRRQQKRLYRSYQKIYSSMHEEGIGPHKTQFKRDDNCVLLCWVTPDFELYAVFDPLADKALAIKTCNRVCQWMKDVENEIFLLGASPFSWWSVPGNTPLPEFAEISL is encoded by the exons ATGCCTCCTAACTCTGACTCCTCCGATGATGATCAAAATCCTAACCCTAACCCTAAGCCTAGCTCAATTGATCAGTCTTTGGACGTAATCGAGAATCAATTAGCTTCAATATCAATCGTCCAACCTGAACCCGAATCGGATACCAATTCGGATACCAACGGAACGTCGCCGTCGAAGCTCACCAAGGGATCGTTGAACGAGAATTTTGATGGCGATAATGGAAATTTGAGACACGGCAATGTGATGGAGAAATCCAGCTCGTCCAAAATCGTGGGGAGGAACAATTCAGGGATGGAAGAAATGGAGGAACCTTCAAGTCCAAGTAGCAGTGGGTATGCTGGTGAGAGGGGAAGTAGCAATGCTAGTAGTAGTGGTAGGGGTGGTTCTGGAAATGGGGAAGTTGATGATGAGATTCATGAAATTGTGAATAATAATTCACTAGACGGAGTTTTAGATTCTGATGTACAATGGCTTCCTGGAAAACGCCATGGCAGTGAG GATGATGCTTCCATTTCctggagaaaaagaaagaaacactTCTTTATTTTGAGTCACTCAGGAAAACCAATATACTCAAG ATATGGAGATGAACACAAGCTCGCTGGATtctctgccactttgcaagccatCATATCATTTGTGGAGAATGG GGGTGATCGAGTCAACCTGATCAGAGCTGGAAAGCACCAG GTAGTATTTCTTGTGAAGGGACCTATTTACTTGGTTTGCATAAGCTGTACAGAAGAGCCTTACATGTCACTAAGGGGGCAACTAGAGCTCCTATATAATCAG ATGATACTTATCCTTACAAGGTCTGTAAATAGATGTTTTGAGAAGAATGCAAAGTTTGATATGACACCTCTGCTTGGAGGAACAGATGTCGTCTTCTCTTCTCTGATCCATTCTTTCAGTTG GAATCCAGCCACTTTTCTCCATGCATACACATGCCTACCACTTGCTTATGCAACAAGGCAATCTGCTGGGGCTATCTTGCAGGATGTAGCTGATTCAGGCGTCTTGTTTGCTATATTAATGTGTAAACACAAG GTTATCAGTCTCGTTGGTGCCCAAAAAGCCTCTCTTCACCCTGATGATATGCTATTGCTATCCAATTTTGTTATGTCTTCTGAATCATTTAG GACATCAGAATCCTTCTCACCTATTTGTCTACCAAGATTCAATCCCATGGCATTTTTAtatgcttatgtgcattaccttgAT GGTGACACATACTTAATATTGCTGACTACAAGTTCAGATGCCTTTTATCATCTTAAAGATTGCAG GATTCGTGTTGAAAATGTACTTTTGAAGTCCAATGTGCTCGGTGAAGTTCAAAGATCCATGGTAGATGGTGGCATGCGCATTGAAGATTTACCTGATGACCGTTGTTCCCGTTCTGGAGCAGTCTCCCCTCATTTGGGTCAGCATGGACATGCAATGGATTCATCAGAGAGATTCGACGAAGCATTCCTAGGTGTTGGTGGCCCTGCTGGACTTTGGCATTTTATATATCGAAGTATTTATCTTGACCAGTACGTCTCATCAGAGTTTTCCTCACCAATAAACAGCAGACGACAGCAAAAAAG GTTATATAGATCTTACCAGAAGATCTATTCATCGATGCATGAAGAAGGAATTGGGCCTCACAAAACTCAGTTTAAAAGGGATGATAATTGtg TTCTCTTGTGCTGGGTTACCCCGGATTTCGAACTTTATGCTGTATTTGATCCTCTGGCAGACAAG GCTCTTGCAATTAAAACTTGCAATAGGGTATGTCAGTGGATGAAGGATGTAGAAAATGAAATTTTCTTGTTGGGAGCGAGCCCTTTTTCATG GTGGAGTGTTCCAGGCAATACTCCATTGCCGGAGTTTGCAGAGATATCCTTATGA
- the LOC107764450 gene encoding vacuolar fusion protein MON1 homolog isoform X2 encodes MPPNSDSSDDDQNPNPNPKPSSIDQSLDVIENQLASISIVQPEPESDTNSDTNGTSPSKLTKGSLNENFDGDNGNLRHGNVMEKSSSSKIVGRNNSGMEEMEEPSSPSSSGYAGERGSSNASSSGRGGSGNGEVDDEIHEIVNNNSLDGVLDSDVQWLPGKRHGSEDDASISWRKRKKHFFILSHSGKPIYSRYGDEHKLAGFSATLQAIISFVENGGDRVNLIRAGKHQVVFLVKGPIYLVCISCTEEPYMSLRGQLELLYNQMILILTRSVNRCFEKNAKFDMTPLLGGTDVVFSSLIHSFSWNPATFLHAYTCLPLAYATRQSAGAILQDVADSGVLFAILMCKHKVISLVGAQKASLHPDDMLLLSNFVMSSESFRTSESFSPICLPRFNPMAFLYAYVHYLDGDTYLILLTTSSDAFYHLKDCRIRVENVLLKSNVLGEVQRSMVDGGMRIEDLPDDRCSRSGAVSPHLGQHGHAMDSSERFDEAFLGVGGPAGLWHFIYRSIYLDQYVSSEFSSPINSRRQQKRLYRSYQKIYSSMHEEGIGPHKTQFKRDDNCVLLCWVTPDFELYAVFDPLADKALAIKTCNRVCQWMKDVENEIFLLGASPFSW; translated from the exons ATGCCTCCTAACTCTGACTCCTCCGATGATGATCAAAATCCTAACCCTAACCCTAAGCCTAGCTCAATTGATCAGTCTTTGGACGTAATCGAGAATCAATTAGCTTCAATATCAATCGTCCAACCTGAACCCGAATCGGATACCAATTCGGATACCAACGGAACGTCGCCGTCGAAGCTCACCAAGGGATCGTTGAACGAGAATTTTGATGGCGATAATGGAAATTTGAGACACGGCAATGTGATGGAGAAATCCAGCTCGTCCAAAATCGTGGGGAGGAACAATTCAGGGATGGAAGAAATGGAGGAACCTTCAAGTCCAAGTAGCAGTGGGTATGCTGGTGAGAGGGGAAGTAGCAATGCTAGTAGTAGTGGTAGGGGTGGTTCTGGAAATGGGGAAGTTGATGATGAGATTCATGAAATTGTGAATAATAATTCACTAGACGGAGTTTTAGATTCTGATGTACAATGGCTTCCTGGAAAACGCCATGGCAGTGAG GATGATGCTTCCATTTCctggagaaaaagaaagaaacactTCTTTATTTTGAGTCACTCAGGAAAACCAATATACTCAAG ATATGGAGATGAACACAAGCTCGCTGGATtctctgccactttgcaagccatCATATCATTTGTGGAGAATGG GGGTGATCGAGTCAACCTGATCAGAGCTGGAAAGCACCAG GTAGTATTTCTTGTGAAGGGACCTATTTACTTGGTTTGCATAAGCTGTACAGAAGAGCCTTACATGTCACTAAGGGGGCAACTAGAGCTCCTATATAATCAG ATGATACTTATCCTTACAAGGTCTGTAAATAGATGTTTTGAGAAGAATGCAAAGTTTGATATGACACCTCTGCTTGGAGGAACAGATGTCGTCTTCTCTTCTCTGATCCATTCTTTCAGTTG GAATCCAGCCACTTTTCTCCATGCATACACATGCCTACCACTTGCTTATGCAACAAGGCAATCTGCTGGGGCTATCTTGCAGGATGTAGCTGATTCAGGCGTCTTGTTTGCTATATTAATGTGTAAACACAAG GTTATCAGTCTCGTTGGTGCCCAAAAAGCCTCTCTTCACCCTGATGATATGCTATTGCTATCCAATTTTGTTATGTCTTCTGAATCATTTAG GACATCAGAATCCTTCTCACCTATTTGTCTACCAAGATTCAATCCCATGGCATTTTTAtatgcttatgtgcattaccttgAT GGTGACACATACTTAATATTGCTGACTACAAGTTCAGATGCCTTTTATCATCTTAAAGATTGCAG GATTCGTGTTGAAAATGTACTTTTGAAGTCCAATGTGCTCGGTGAAGTTCAAAGATCCATGGTAGATGGTGGCATGCGCATTGAAGATTTACCTGATGACCGTTGTTCCCGTTCTGGAGCAGTCTCCCCTCATTTGGGTCAGCATGGACATGCAATGGATTCATCAGAGAGATTCGACGAAGCATTCCTAGGTGTTGGTGGCCCTGCTGGACTTTGGCATTTTATATATCGAAGTATTTATCTTGACCAGTACGTCTCATCAGAGTTTTCCTCACCAATAAACAGCAGACGACAGCAAAAAAG GTTATATAGATCTTACCAGAAGATCTATTCATCGATGCATGAAGAAGGAATTGGGCCTCACAAAACTCAGTTTAAAAGGGATGATAATTGtg TTCTCTTGTGCTGGGTTACCCCGGATTTCGAACTTTATGCTGTATTTGATCCTCTGGCAGACAAG GCTCTTGCAATTAAAACTTGCAATAGGGTATGTCAGTGGATGAAGGATGTAGAAAATGAAATTTTCTTGTTGGGAGCGAGCCCTTTTTCATGGTGA
- the LOC107764451 gene encoding uncharacterized protein LOC107764451, which produces MGKDSKAKDSGAKGKGKQAAGGSEDGASKGKGKGGKGDGLGTCTYVKARHILCEKQSKINEAYKKLQEGWLDSGDKVPPAEFAKVAAAYSECPSGKKGGDLGWFPRGKMAGPFQEVAFNTPVGVTSAPFKSTHGYHIILSEGRKN; this is translated from the exons ATGGGAAAGGACTCCAAGGCTAAGGATTCTGGGGCCAAGGGAAAGGGTAAACAGGCTGCTGGTGGAAGTGAGGATGGTGcttcaaaaggaaaaggaaaaggcgGCAAAGGAGATGGCCTTGGAACCTGCACATATGTTAAAG CAAGGCATATCTTATGTGAGAAGCAATCGAAGATTAATGAAGCTTACAAGAAACTACAGGAAGGCTGGTTGGACAGTGGAGATAAAGTTCCACCAGCTGAGTTTGCCAAG GTTGCTGCAGCTTACTCAGAATGCCCCTCAGGAAAGAAAGGCGGGGATCTAGGATGGTTTCCACGTGGCAAGATGGCAGGCCCATTTCAGGAAGTTGCCTTCAATACCCCTGTTGGAGTTACCAGTGCACCTTTTAAATCAAC ACATGGATACCATATCATTTTAAGTGAAGGGAGGAAAAATTGA
- the LOC107764458 gene encoding galactoside 2-alpha-L-fucosyltransferase-like, with protein MKRLKKSFSDEAHESVSLDRENNPISNMVSEARWGLNPMKFMGFVFICLMVLTVIFSASVLLGDLPSDSSLRILAEARLFDVIPPNATVSEDGSHRPVTVQKHKLLGGLLPSGFDERSCLSRHGSVLYHKELRQRPSSYLISRLRNYEALHKRCGPHTELYNRSVELIKSGQYRGSADCNYLVWISYSGLGNRILTLASAFLYALLTNRVLLVDPGVNMPDLFCEPFPDVSWLLPPDFPIISKFSTFDQKSPHCYGYMVKNDIVGNSSGSIVPPFIYLHLAHDYDDQDKLFFCDEDQSFIQKIPWLVMRTDNYFVPFLFLIPSFERELNNLFPEKETIFHFLSRYLFHPTNSVWGLVMRYYQAYLAQADEKLGIQIRVFDTGVGPFKYFLDQIFACTTKENLLPRINRGEPIVNPSGKQKTIAVLITSLSPGYFEEFRNMYWEHPTVTGEIVGVYQPSQEKHQQTEKLMHDRKALAEMYLLSLTDKLVTSAWSTFGYVAHGLGGLKPWILYKPENKTAHNPPCVRAASLEPCFHAPPYYDCKKKTGTDTSKIVSHVRHCEDVSWGLKLFDQNGEL; from the exons ATGAAGAGGTTGAAGAAAAGCTTCAGTGATGAGGCACATGAGTCAGTGTCATTAGATCGGGAGAATAACCCTATTTCTAATATGGTTTCAGAGGCGAGATGGGGTTTGAATCCCATGAAATTTATGGGATTTGTCTTTATTTGTTTGATGGTTTTGACGGTTATATTCTCGGCCTCTGTTTTACTCGGGGACTTGCCTTCTGATAGCAGCCTCAGGATTTTGGCTGAAGCTAGACTCTTTGATGTTATACCTCCAAATG cCACAGTTTCAGAAGATGGTAGTCATCGGCCAGTCACGGTGCAGAAACATAAACTGCTCGGTGGCCTTCTTCCTTCTGGATTTGATGAAAGATCTTGTCTGAGTAGACATGGGTCAGTCTTATATCATAAAGAACTGCGCCAGAGGCCTTCTTCTTACCTCATCTCAAGGTTACGGAACTATGAGGCTCTCCATAAGCGATGTGGACCTCATACAGAATTATACAACAGAAGTGTCGAGCTTATCAAATCTGGTCAATACAGAGGTTCTGCAGATTGTAATTACTTAGTTTGGATATCCTATAGTGGTTTAGGAAATAGGATACTAACCTTAGCTTCTGCTTTCCTATATGCTCTGCTTACAAATCGAGTCCTACTTGTTGATCCTGGAGTTAATATGCCTGATCTCTTCTGTGAACCATTTCCGGACGTTTCTTGGTTACTTCCTCCAGATTTCCCTATAATCAGTAAGTTTAGCACCTTTGATCAGAAATCTCCTCATTGCTATGGTTATATGGTGAAGAATGATATCGTCGGCAATTCATCTGGCTCAATAGTGCCTCCCTTCATCTACCTTCATTTAGCTCATGATTATGATGATCAAGATAAATTATTTTTCTGTGACGAGGATCAAAGTTTTATCCAGAAAATCCCTTGGCTAGTCATGAGGACCGATAATTATTTtgtgccttttcttttcttgatcCCATCATTCGAGCGAGAGTTAAATAATCTTTTTCCGGAAAAAGAAACCATATTCCACTTTCTGAGTAGATACCTTTTCCATCCCACAAATTCTGTATGGGGGCTTGTTATGAGGTATTATCAAGCTTATTTAGCCCAAGCAGATGAAAAACTAGGAATTCAAATTAGAGTCTTTGATACAGGTGTTGGTCCTTTTAAGTATTTTCTGGATCAGATCTTCGCTTGTACAACGAAGGAGAATCTGCTGCCACGAATTAACCGGGGGGAGCCTATAGTTAACCCATCCGGGAAGCAGAAGACGATAGCCGTCCTGATAACTTCTCTAAGCCCTGGATATTTTGAAGAGTTCCGAAACATGTACTGGGAGCATCCCACTGTGACAGGAGAGATCGTTGGCGTTTACCAGCCGAGTCAGGAGAAACATCAACAAACTGAGAAGCTTATGCATGATAGAAAGGCGTTGGCAGAAATGTATCTACTGAGTTTAACTGACAAATTGGTTACAAGTGCATGGTCGACTTTCGGATATGTGGCTCATGGTCTTGGAGGTTTGAAGCCTTGGATCCTATACAAGCCTGAGAACAAGACAGCCCATAATCCGCCTTGTGTTCGAGCTGCATCATTGGAGCCGTGTTTCCACGCCCCACCTTACTATGATTGCAAAAAGAAAACTGGAACAGATACGAGTAAAATTGTTTCTCATGTGAGGCACTGCGAGGATGTGAGCTGGGGTTTAAAGCTATTTGACCAAAATGGTGAATTATAA